The Magallana gigas chromosome 6, xbMagGiga1.1, whole genome shotgun sequence genome includes the window ATATACCGAGTCAGTGCATGCGATACTGGGACGAGTCGGGATCCTGGACCATTTCTGTATCCAGAAGCTACCTTGGAAAGGTCTGGAGTAGTTGATGCAAACGTGGAACTGTCCATTCCCTGCGGCTGGAATAGTTATTCTTTTATCAAGTCTTCCAAACTTTTTCCGCCAAGATTCTCCGATATATAGGTAACTAAGGCGTAGTTCAGGTTACTATAGACAAAACTTGTTCGGAATGGATGTACCGACTCAATGTAAGGCATCCGCCTGTAAAAGACCAGAAATTATActtatactctctctctctgtgataTATTAGACGCGCTTGATTTATCTACACTGTTGTACACCTGGTGTAGATGACTTACACCATATAATCAAGCGAAATTTGGTGTAGTGTATAATGTATAGTGTTCAATATGGACGCCAAAGTATTGAAAGCTGCCGAGGAGTTCCGTTTTTGAGACAATTCTTTTAatagcttttgaaaataaatcaattttgtaatCCATTGCTACCCTTGCCAGTTTTCAGATTCATGCAAAGTACATTATgtggttttttggtttttttttaaataggctattaaaaattgtttataagttTATTTTAGGAGAGACACAATGCTCAGCAAAACAGTAAAGTAATtgtcaagcaaaaaaaaaaattatgaaagttAATTTACTTTCTTTACAACTGAAAAGTATAATCTGGCAAAATTACTAGCGAGCTAGTGCATTCATatgctttgaaaaataaatgcgtATAAATCTTTTCTTACTTCTTATTACACTATACATGTTCAATGTATCTGTTGACTTTTGctgacaaaatgttttattaatacatataaaaaatacaaaacttttgaatttatttttcttatgctTTGAACACTTTCATATTTACACACGCAATATGTACTACAATTAGGCTATCAACTCTAGCATATTTCATGTGCTGACAAAAGAAATTCTTCAGATTTCTCAGTTTACCGTTTTGTCGCCATATTGAAAACAAGAGTGTACATTTCCCACATGCCCTGCACAAAGAGTAGACGGTGTTTACCTAAAGTGTACACTTTTGCACTTGATTAGAGAAAAGTGTACACAGGTTGTAAGGTGTAGACAAATCAAGCGCGCCCATTGTTACATCAGATGCAGTTCTAACcactttttatttgttttcattattatttttttttattttctaaaatagttATGGTCGTTTTGAAATGTTTCTTGCGAAATGTTTACAAACATTATGATACAAACTTGAAATATAATAAGGGCAAATACTAATACTATTCATCTTCAAATAAGTATCATTtgtaataaagtttttgaaattgattaaatgaGTGAGTTTAAacaattgttgatttttttatgacattttgaatgataatgatcaaaataaaataatgtataaaaccCTTCTCGTATCCAATATTTTCATTGGATATTGTCATTTTCAGTTTTTCACCAGTTACAAAATATATTCcttcaaaacaattttgattgattcgGAAGAAAATAACACATATCACAATGTTACTTTTAATTTGTCAATGTCTGAATTGAACGACCTCATGTGGACAAAATGGCAGCATTATACGATCTATAAGCCAAtgcaggcattaaacaactgaTGGTCTACTAAGCCAATGCAGGCATTGAAAGACTGATGATCATCAagagtcaatgcaggcattggacgactgatgatcaagagtcaatgcaggcattggccGACTGATGATCAAGAGTCAACGCAGGCATTGGACGACTGATGGTCAAGAGTCAATTCAGGCATTGGACAACTGATGGTTTTAGGCCATCTTGACCATTTTTTCTGGATCTAATGCAGGATTGTTTCACCTATTAGAtgacattttgtttgtttggtgatGTTTTTAATGAGATAATCTAAGCACGAGATGTACTTTAtgtgatattaaaaattaatgaaggaAATGAATAGAGAATTATTTGGAGTCATTGCTTGATTTGAACATTCTATGCATAAATAAGATACTTCTACATCTAACGTCCTTGTACATTTGTCTTTTTGTTCAACACGATACTGTAACACAACTTCAACTTTTGAGACAGAgcttgattttgatttaaaagaaaacaaaacacttgtttTAATTCATCGTTTTTGAtgggtaatattttttaataaagtgctATATTACAAGACCGGACCATTTCATTCCTGGTGTCTACTCCAATTACAGTTAATAGACCTTTCTTTACTCCAGCTTGTAGTGCTTCACCTGAAAGACATATTAACATAAACACAAGGTCTACATGTGCATGCTGCCTTAAATGTACAGTTCCAAACAAGGTTATCACATATATAGTCTTCTGCACTTAGTTATCAAGATATTCAGATTTTTATTACTgaaatgctaatttgatcagagtaaAGGATATTGTTGTTCTGgtaagctacatgtatgtgGCACCTAAGCCTCTTGTTCATCAaagttttctttataattgttgaaagtaaaaaaaaaattggcagttacaaaatttaaattaagttttacatgtatgcaaaTGGATTTGATAAATGCGTATGAATTTGTAATGTATTTGTGAGTGACATAGGAGAACATATGCCACACCAAGAAAAAGTTACGCTACCTGCTGGAATGAAGAAAACAGATGTGTGGAAGCTAATGACTTCTGACCTTGACAGACAGTCTTTGGCAAAGTCATCATTTATGAAGATATGGAAGAATTCTTTTTCTAATGTAACCATTGTCAAGGTACACGTTTGTGTAAAATATTTGAGAATAAGAGAATGTAGAACAATATTGATGCTCGTTTAATCACCAAAAAATTGGACAAGTGAATAGAGTTAAATgactttacattttttaaaaacagaaaaacccATTTTCAAAGTGCCACATctgcacaactttacattttgagtATGAACAATGTGGAAGATATGACAAAGAAGCAAAGAAGCTTATAATAGACAAGAAGAGAGAACACTGGGAATATGTTAGgtcaatattacatttatttctttaagtttTTAACTTCATCAATTTCCGATAGTTTCTGTTTTATCTGGTTTACTTCAAGACTGGTTATTTCATGCACTAGCACTTTCGCACTCAGTTTAAATAGATTTACTCGGGAGAAATTGATTGATGCGATATTCGTTACAAAGAAGTACAGGTTGTATCTTTGGCTTTCCCTTCCCACTCTGACCCAGATAtgcttttttaaagataattaataaaactaatattgAACTGCTGTTAAATTGTTACTTTTATCTTGTCATTTATTTGTATGTTGAATAAATCTTAAATGCGATTTGTAACGAACACACCAATCCTaaaaattggttttatttttcaataaattagtCAAGAAAATATTGAGTTTCAGAGAAGTGAAACAAGGgagaaattaaatgttttatcctgttcttttttcaattctaacAAAACTATAtgtagaaaatcttttttcataatgttttgtAAAGGAAACAGAAGGATGCATACTACATGAGAAGAGAGGCGTCATGTTTGTATCCGAAGCGCTTCCTGACGATAATCATGGACGGAATTGACCAGCAGAAAACTAACATTCCCATTCTATACACCAAAGCAAAAAATTCGGAACAGATTTCGAATCTGCAGCAAGTAAGGACACACTTGCTGGGCGTACTGGTCCACAGAGTTTCAGGTAACATATAGAACAATCCATATAAAACATTTGCAATTCAGAACACATTGATAGTAACTGAAGTACATACGTGTGTCCCTCAAGTTCAATATTTCTGTACTACTTGTTTTTCAGAAACTTCAGGAATGAGAAAAGTTGGATTTGGCCATTTTGATTTGATGCAATATCCACATGATGCCAATCTTAACTTGACTGTTCTGCTAGAAACATTATGTGGTAGGTACTGTTTTTGTAAAAGTAATAGAAAAGACAAGTTTACTAGAGCTTAGACACAAGtgttatatacaaatgtatatggaaATCCTTTTTTGGCAGAGTTCAAAGATGCACTAGGAACAGAGCTTCACCTGCAAACAGACAGTGCTTCGGACAACAAAAACAAGACGGCCTTGGACTTCTTAGGATTGCTAGTGCATTTGGGCATATTTGAGGAGGTATTTCTTGTTTACATAATGCACaatttaatattgaattatttccTGTTCATTAATAAGTACCTGTTAGTGACATATACAgtgacaaatattttatttcttctgtGTTACCTGCACATGCTCCCAGTTGGCCATACACATGAGGACATAGACTctatgttttcaattttttcaagcTCTTTAAAAGGCGACAttatcacccctgcgaatgtgttcggaatgttttctttatcgttgctaagtatgtagtAAATCCaaaggtgctcgaatgaaagttcacgagacttcaccgagtttgttcagttcctgtgaaatttcgagcggaagtataagtgttcgggtAATATTCTTAAagtacgtaagtactggtcaatttccatatcatatcctactttgatttatgttaaaacatcaacatcttttagatgtatgtcttatttcaccatctagcggtaatttgaatttaacgatgatattcagaacaaagttatcgttcgtgttcaaccacgtgtagagtggttgaaaatataaacattgggttgctaaataaaatcatagccatgtttgatgcttctGGTGTGCAAttctatgtttttaaaaaaaataatgggtgaatgttttgcataaaaacttagtatatcgagccattttcaaagaacattatgcatttaaaagtataagtctcTTTCACttttgatgttattactaggtcaggctcGGATCGTAAATTAATTCCTATATAGGGGGATCTctactacgcatgttaattgttgcaacagcagggGAAAAAAACCCTATTTtttctattgtcacatttatttatagaacacattttatccaccacttaaagggacttggacacgatttgacttaaaattttcaaattttatttttccattttcaatgtttatactgataaatatagaagattataatgctttgtcaaaatttgaaactcaaatatcaagttataagcaagatacaaactttataattctttgttttgtaaacaaagctcgaatattgtcttttttacatattcgttgtattggtgtaaatttcaatcaaatgtaacttttttctgttgataatagtattttaGAAGATATTTAGAAGATttggtttaaattgttttttacaagtcattttgtctaagaaatggtaattctctacattacattttttgtaaacaactataagactcgagctttgtttacataactatcaattcttacctctgtatctcgcttgtaacttgactttaacatttaatattttggtcaatcatttaaaatgcaccaataaaccattttatacataaaaaataaaaataacatttttgatctcaaatcgtgtccaagtccctttaatgaaaataaagtttaaaatcaatatacgtctagaatttatatttgacaacaagtacctagattctataaaaaagactataaacacgaggcacgatttttactgcgaaactgaaagggtcaaataaaaccacgtggtttaaaatttaaatgacaataacattcgcaggggtgattaTGACCCTAGATGGTAAAATCTAACTTCACATCAAGTTGAAAAACCTATCATTACAATTGCTTCACGACATCACTGCTGGTTTTTCTTTACAATACtggaaatgatatttttattttcagaccTGCTTCAAGCTTTTCAAAAGCTATCATATGTTGAGCGAGGAAAGATGGTAAAATTGGTTTGGGATTTTAAGGGATGGATGGAAAATAGCCTGATCAACAGCCACGGTCTTGGGGATCAATTTGTATTTCGGATTAACACAGTTGACAAAGGTTACTTAAATCAATATACTctagaaataaacagcaaaataaaaagttcaccaggatatgaacttggttggtcacatgGTCAAATCCTTTGAAGCCCGAagaagatttgatcatgtaccaaccaagttcatatcctgtTGAACCTTTTagcattgctgtttattacttatatttacatttgaaaaagacaaatcatTCACAATTGTTAAGATTTctgagattttatgtttacaatattgcTATTTTATAGGTTTATATAATGGAACATACTTGattaagtaaatatttaaatgcgAAAATATGCTTATTTTATTGTACTCTTTATCAATAataagataagataagatattctttttttcctccAAATTATTGGAGAGTATTacataatcaaattataaattcaagtgaaaatagaacagaaacaa containing:
- the LOC117689088 gene encoding uncharacterized protein isoform X2 translates to MPHQEKVTLPAGMKKTDVWKLMTSDLDRQSLAKSSFMKIWKNSFSNVTIVKKNPFSKCHICTTLHFEYEQCGRYDKEAKKLIIDKKREHWEYVRKQKDAYYMRREASCLYPKRFLTIIMDGIDQQKTNIPILYTKAKNSEQISNLQQVRTHLLGVLVHRVSETSGMRKVGFGHFDLMQYPHDANLNLTVLLETLCEFKDALGTELHLQTDSASDNKNKTALDFLGLLVHLGIFEETCFKLFKSYHMLSEERW
- the LOC117689088 gene encoding uncharacterized protein isoform X1, with the translated sequence MPHQEKVTLPAGMKKTDVWKLMTSDLDRQSLAKSSFMKIWKNSFSNVTIVKKNPFSKCHICTTLHFEYEQCGRYDKEAKKLIIDKKREHWEYVRKQKDAYYMRREASCLYPKRFLTIIMDGIDQQKTNIPILYTKAKNSEQISNLQQVRTHLLGVLVHRVSETSGMRKVGFGHFDLMQYPHDANLNLTVLLETLCEFKDALGTELHLQTDSASDNKNKTALDFLGLLVHLGIFEEVFLVYIMHNLILNYFLFINKYLLVTYTVTNILFLLCYLHMLPVGHTHEDIDSMFSIFSSSLKGDIITPANVFGMFSLSLLSM